CTGTAGGTTTCAAGAATGATCTGAACACCTGGATGTCGGAATCCGGCTGGATTTTTGGCATGTTTGGAGCGATGCCTAATCAGTGGAACAAAGCCGCAGATGGTTCACTTGCCTACGGCTCCATCCAGCCAGAGATGAAACCCGCACTGACGAAAATGAAAGAATGGATGGAAAAAGGATACATTGATAAGGAAGCTGGTCTTTATGATGAGCCCAAAGCAACGCAGGCGTTTACTGCAGGCAAGTCCGGTATAATCGTTGGCCCTTACTGGATGACAGGCTGGCCGCTCCCGGATCTGCAAAAAAACGTGCCTGATGCTGAATATAAAGCATATCCACTTCCGGCCGGCCCTGACGGGAAGATGGGACGACATGGAACGCCAATAAGTACAGGAGCCGTTCTCATTAATAAGGATATGGAACATAAAGATGCATTCTTTGTATATCAGAACTATTTGTTTGATCACTGGGCTAATCCGGACAGCACAACGTTCGTGCACGGATTTGCTAAAGGTTATGATTATGACATCGCTCCAGACGGAACCGTTTATAAAGAACTGCAAAGCGATAAAATTCCTGGTGGCTGGATTGATGCGATCCGTTATACGTTGACGTTTGACGGCGCGATTATCCCTAACCTGATGATGAATACCCTGGCAGAACTTGCAGGTGGGAAAGAACCAACCACTCAGTATGAGAAAAACCTGGCAGACCGTATCCCTGAACAGATTAAGGCCGCCAAGATTGTCATTGACCAAAAAGATATTATCATGCCTGAGATGTTCACGGGTGTACCCACGAAAACACAAGTTTCCCGAGGCGATATGCTGAGCAAGCTGGAAAAAGAAGTGTTGAATAAAATCATTTATGGCCAAGCACCTGTTGATGATTTTGATGCATTCGTGCAACAGTACATGTCTTCTGGCGGTAAACAGATCACGGAAGAAGTAAACGCATGGTATGACACGATAAAATAAAAAAGGAACCGCACTTCATGTACAAGGAGTTTCATTTACCTGTGTACATGAAGTGCGGTTTTTTACTTTGTTTTACGCTAACTTTCTTCATGATACTCTGATTTATTGCTCCCGGTAATCCTGAGGCGTCATACCAAATTTATCGCGAAACACCTTGATGAAATATTGGGAGTTGGCGTAGCCCAGTTTATCGGAAATCTCATATACCTTATCCTGCGAATGGTTAAGCAGGTATAGGGCAAGATCCATTTTGACACTTAGAATGTACTCACTCAAGCTGATGCCTTGTAATTGTTTGAACAGTTTGGAGACGTAAACCGGATGCAAGGATACATGATCCGCGATCGATTGGAGACTGAGGGAGTGCAGATGGGTGGAAACAAACGTCTTGATCTGATGAATGACGTCATGTTGCTCATCTAAAGACTGTTCTTCCAGCTTCATACGCAGCCGATCAAGCATGTTCTCCGCCCAATCTGTAAGCTGGGATACGGACCGAAAAGGCACACGCGTGACCCATTCGTTTCCGACCAGATCGGATAACAGCGCATGATTTTTGTGGGCAATGTAATGGAAGGCCGATAACAATATAATCTGAATCTCATCCAGATGTTCTTCGGTTTGTTCAGGCAGCGTGCTATACCCAGCCTCAATTCGGTGCAGACGTTCTTTGAATACTTCCCATTGTCCCGTTTCAAGCAAATGATTGAAGGTTGGTGGTTCATATAATATATGCAAGGAACGAATGGATACGGGACGATAGCTTTCCTGAAGGGAAAGGAAGTACCCTGTACCGTTACCTACCTGCTTTTTGAGAG
The window above is part of the Paenibacillus sp. 1781tsa1 genome. Proteins encoded here:
- a CDS encoding extracellular solute-binding protein; this encodes MFKTWQKPLRILMAATMLSGVLAACSNESTSENKPSDSNEFYSAPFENGKYVEPVTISTVFPITSSLKFKNGENIENNVHTKWAHDTLGIDIKYLWTVSEQNNAYQTKLRLMLTSGQKMPDIISFRGDSTLISDLIESGQFTDAGELFDKYASDVYKKAMAEDPNVWNPYIRDGKRMAIPILENAYNNDPVMYIREDWLKKLNLKAPTTLAKLEAVMDAFVNQDPDGNGKKDTIALSVGFKNDLNTWMSESGWIFGMFGAMPNQWNKAADGSLAYGSIQPEMKPALTKMKEWMEKGYIDKEAGLYDEPKATQAFTAGKSGIIVGPYWMTGWPLPDLQKNVPDAEYKAYPLPAGPDGKMGRHGTPISTGAVLINKDMEHKDAFFVYQNYLFDHWANPDSTTFVHGFAKGYDYDIAPDGTVYKELQSDKIPGGWIDAIRYTLTFDGAIIPNLMMNTLAELAGGKEPTTQYEKNLADRIPEQIKAAKIVIDQKDIIMPEMFTGVPTKTQVSRGDMLSKLEKEVLNKIIYGQAPVDDFDAFVQQYMSSGGKQITEEVNAWYDTIK